The genomic region GCGCGTGTGATCTCCTTCGTGCTTGCTGCAGGGGAGACCGCCGGACTGGCAGGACTTCGTCGGGATCGTCACGCTGCTCTTCATCAACTCCACAATCAGCTTTATCGAGGAGAACAATGCCGgcaacgccgccgccgccctcatgGCCAGCCTCGCCCCGCAGACCAAGGCACGGTCCTGCGATCCGGCGTTTCTGTTGCGTCGCATACGCGCGTTGTGCTGACCGAAACGGTGGATCGATCGGCGCGTGCATGCAGGTGCTGAGGGACGGCAAGTGGTCGGAGCAGGAAGCGGCGATCCTGGTGCCGGGCGACATCATCAGCATCAAGCTCGGCGACATCATCCCCGCGGACGCGAGGCTGCTGGAGGGCGACCCGCTCAAGATCGACCAGTCAGCGCTCACGGGCGAGTCGCTCCCCGTTAACAAGATGCCCGGCGACAGCATCTACTCCGGCTCCACCTGCAAGCAGGGCGAGATCGAGGCCGTCGTGATCGCCACCGGCGTCCACACCTTCTTCGGAAAGGCCGCCCACCTCGTCGACAGCACCAACAACGTCGGCCACTTCCAGAAGGTcatgtatatttatatatacaCACACGATATATACACCACTCCCAGTGCAGTGCAGTGATCGCAGTCCATGCATGACGTTTTCCGGTCCTCACTGTCGTCGTGCGTGCAGGTGCTGACGGCGATCGGGAACTTCTGCATCTGCTCCATCGCAGTCGGGATGCTGGTCGAGATCATCGTCATGTACCCGATCCAGCACCGGCAGTACCGCGAGGGCATCGACAACCTGCTCGTGCTGCTCATCGGCGGGATCCCCATCGCCATGCCCACCGTGCTGTCGGTGACCATGGCCATCGGGTCGCACAGGCTGTCGGAGCAGGGCGCCATCACCAAGCGCATGACGGCCATCGAGGAGATGGCCGGCATGGACGTGCTCTGCAGCGACAAGACCGGCACGCTCACCCTGAACAAACTCACCGTCGACAAGAACTTGATCGAGGTGCGCATTCGATCGTGTTTCTTGTTCGTACACGTGAACACAATACTGATCAAATTTGCGTTTGGTTTTCAGCCGTTTGTGAAGGATCTGGACAAGGACGCCGTAGTCCTGTACGCAGCTCGAGCGTCGAGAACCGAGAACCAGGACGCCATCGACGCCTCCATCGTCGCAATGCTCGCCGACCCGAGCGAGGTATGTGACGCTGAACCCCTAGTCTGACACACATAAACCACTGGGTTTTGCTTCAGGTAGTGGCGATTCATGGATCTCATCTCACGAACATTGTAACGCCGCAGGCCCGTGCCGGCATCCAGGAGGTGCATTTCATGCCGTTCAATCCCGTCGACAAGCGCACTGCCATCACCTACATCGACTCCGACGGGTCATGGCACCGCATCAGCAAAGGTGCACCAGAGCAGGTCAGCACTCCTCTCACTCTCAGCCAGTGCAGAGTGCACGCACCTTGGTGTCTGATGTTGACCTGTGCGTGCATGAGTGGCCGTAGATCATCGAGCTGTGCCGGCTCCGGGAGGACCTGAGCCGGCGGGTGCACGCCATCATCGCCAAGTTCGCGGACCGTGGCCTGCGTTCGCTGGCCGTGGCGCGGCAGAGAGTCCCCGAGGGCAACAAGGACGCGCCAGGCACTCCGTGGCAGTTCCTGGCCGTGCTCCCGCTGTTCGACCCGCCGAGGCACGACAGCGCCGAGACCATCCGCCGCGCGCTCAACCTGGGCGTGAACGTCAAGATGATCACGGGCGACCAGCTGGCCATCGGCAAGGAGACCGGGCGGCGCCTCGGCATGGGCACCAACATGTACCCGTCCAGCTCCCTGCTcaaggacggcgacacgggcgggctCCCCGTGGACGAGCTGATCGAGAAGGCGGACGGGTTCGCGGGCGTGTTCCCGGAGCACAAGTACGAGATCGTGCGGCGGCTGCAGGAGCGGAAGCACATCTGCGGGATGACGGGGGACGGCGTGAACGATGCGCCGGCGCTGAAGAAGGCGGACATCGGGATCGCCGTGGCGGACGCGACGGACGCGGCGCGGGGCGCGTCCGACATCGTGCTCACGGAGCCCGGCCTCAGCGTCATCATCAGCGCCGTGCTGACGAGCCGCGCCATCTTCCAGCGGATGAAGAACTACACCATCTACGCCGTGTCCATCACCATCCGGGTGGTGCTGGGCTTCCTGCTGCTGGCCCTCATCTGGCGGTTCGACTTCGCGCCCTTCATGGTGCTCATCATCGCCGTGCTCAACGACGGCACCATCATGACCATCTCCAAGGACCGGGTGAAGCCGTCCCCGGTGCCAGACGCCTGGCGCCTCCAGGAGATCTTCGCCACCGGCGTCGTCCTCGGCACCTACCAGGCTCTCGCCACCGTCCTCTTCTTCTGGGCCGTTCGCGACACCGCCTTCTTCACGGTCAGTCAGACATGGTTTCTGTTCTGACTGACGACCCTTAGTCCTGACATGTGTGCAAATGCAAATCCAAATGCAATGCAGAATACGTTCGGGGTGCACCACATCGGGGACAGCACGGAGGAGCTGATGGCGGCCGTGTACCTTCAGGTGAGCATCATCAGCCAGGCGCTCATCTTCGTGACCCGCGCTCGGAGCTGGTTCTTCGTGGAGCGCCCTGGCCTGCTGCTGGTGGCCGCCTTCCTGGCCGCGCAGCTGGTGGCGACGCTGATCGCCGTGTACGCGCACTGGCCGTTCGCCAAGATCAAGGGCATCGGCTGGGGGTGGGGCGGCGTCATCTGGCTCTTCACCATCGTCACCTTCTTCCCGCTGGACGTGTTCAAGTTCGCCATCCGCTACTTCCTGAGCGGCAAGCAGTGGAACAACGTGTTCGACAACAAGACGGCGTTCGCCAGCGAGCTGGACTACGGCAGGGGCAAGCGCGAGGCGCAGTGGGCGATCGCGCAGCGGTCCCTGCACGGGCTGCAGCAGCCCGAGGCGTCGGGCCTCTTCAACAGCGACAACAGCAACGATTTCATCGAGCTCTCCGAGATCGCCGAGCAGGCCAAGCGCCGAGCGGAGATCGCCAGGTATGTCGTGTCGCTGCTGAATGAATTACATAGGCAAGACATTGCCAATTTGCCGCCGCCATGAACTTTGGTTTGCTGCACGCAGGCTAAGGGAGCTGCACACACTGAAAGGGCACGTGGAGTCGGTGGTGAAGCTCAAGGGGCTGGACATCAACACCATCCAACATAACTACACCGTGTGATCACCATAGCTACTCGTTTTCATGTCATCGGTCGATTTGGAGGAGGCGATTTGGAGGAGgagcttttttttctctctcgaaAGGCCGGAGGAGGAAGATGAACTGTAGGATTCAGTTTTACTCGTTTTCTTTTATGTTATTACATATACAGCCTAATCGAGCAGGGAAATATCTAGGTGAGATAAATAACTTCTTGAAGAAGCTGTAGAATCTGATGTGGAGCCGAATAATTCGAAGCTTACTGGGAAAgccatgcattaggagttttgtcAATATTTATTTGCTTGTTTAGGCAGCTGTAGTGTTTTCTCTTGATTAGTGGCATGCAAATACAATCCTTTTCAACTTGAATAGCATGCAGATTCATTCCTGAAGGTTTATTTCGTGCGgaatttccttttcctttttttcgggATGGGATTAATTGTGACGATTACCTTGAGGAAGAATGAAGTCTCGCTATAAAGGAAATCCTAGATGTATATCAGCACTGATATAAAAAAAAAGGAATGTTTAATTGTGATATAAAATTGGGATGGTATACGCGCGATGTAAAGAAGTCTTTGACCGTTGCGGAGGCCtttcacaggaacaattggatgaATTGAGCATACCCAACTACAGAAAATTGTTGCTTTATGGAACATGGTGCAAATTATTAATCTGCATCAAGGGGCGGAGCTAGGCCATTTTTTGGTCAGCTGAATCCGATAATTTTATAAATATCTAATAGAAAAAGTCTTAATAACAAGAGTTCTATAGTGAAAATCCAGTATATAATACTGATGCACCACcggggctttgccgagtgccaccatcGGCAAAGGAAGACTCTAGGTAACGACAACCTTTACTGAGGGTAGCACACTCGGCATAATTGGACACTCGGCGAAGGGTGACGCTCGGCGAAGGACCGTCAGCCGACGTTTATAGCTGACGACCGTTACCTTTGCCGAGCGCCGGGcgctgacactcgacaaagatggtACGCTACCGAGTGTTGGGCCGGGCGACACTCGGCGAAGCATactactttgtcgagtgccttgcTTAGACACTCGTCAAAGTTTGttttcatttttttctttttccaactaAATTTTTTGTGGTTTGTTCCTACACTATCCGCCTGTTTGGTTGGTTTCTCCCGGTAGCCCGGCTGCATGAGCCAGGCCGGCGAGAGCCTGGCTCCAGAGATGCGACCAATTTGCTCGCGTATGTAGAGCCTGGCCCAGGGTGCTTTAAGTATCGTGCGAGTCTGACTCCACATCTGCATGCAGGTAACCAAACACACACCTCGCACGTGTAGAGCCTGGCTGACTACAACCAAACACCAGCTCATTGCATCCCGCGATGCAAGCACCAACAAATACAGGCAACCAAACGCATGGTATGTAGATCTACATGTTCCATTTTTTggaacaattataaaagtgtttgctataaataTTAGATTTTGTTCGTTTAATTGTATTTCCTCGGATAATTCAtatttgaactacaagtcactcgaaaaatagaaaaccgtgaatgcaaaaatgatattcatgttatttagcacaagttacggtcCATTTCAAGAGCAGACCGGAatgttcgagcaccatgctcacgaaacatggccgtgaacttgccatccatttgtttaaaaattgtataaaacacaaacaaagtcagaaaatcatgaaacttgtccacatgtcataacactcggcaaaaaaggtGCCTAggccataacactcggcaaagaaggcacacATAGGCACCGataaagcttctttgccgagtgttgtggcctcgacacttggcaaagaagcaacctttgtcgagtgcctcctAGTGCGGCGGCAAAGGTACTGACAGATGGGACCGCTAGCGACCTCATTGTCGAGTGCTAGTtcggcgggcactcggcaaagaggaaactctttaccgagtgtcacctaatacactcggcaaagggatactctttaccgagtgtcacctAGTACACTCAGGAAAGGCTCCGTCTCCTTTACCAGCCGCCGTGACGACGACTTTTCTTTGTCGAGTCCCTTGTGgtccgataaaaagtactcggcaaagaagttgttgccgatgtacagttcgctgagctctctttgccgagtgtcacactcggcaaaaccTTCGCCGAATGTTTTCCCGGCTTTGCCACTCGGCAAAGAGACGATTTCCGATAGCGATGACCCCAATAAAATATTTGCCTACTGTCTGCATCCTAACCAGGAGGACAAACTCACGTGGAAACTAACAGCATGTGGCGAGTACACAACGTCATCGGCGTACAATGCTCAGTTGATGGGAACATGCAACGAGCCAATTATGGCCTCCATTTGGCAGGCGTGGGCTCCACTAAAGTGCAAGTTCTTCGTGtgtctatgtcacacccggttttagaaggcaaaccgaatgcgaaccatgtacatgccaggatcagcaattcacatacacaacagttacatagctggacatcatcacatattgctcaaataataacataaaaggggaataatagtcgattacatcttatgtctgagacatccacatagtctttacaataatcaaagtgcgagaaagaaacgtagatacatgcggccttcacaggcagccgactgggggttgccgctaacccacgcctagaacccgtcgtaatcttggaactcctagaagtctccttccacggcttcatcttctcctgagtagtggttgcaatgctgacaacctggggatgggggtgtttggtgtgtagagcaagggtgagtacacatcaacatactcagcaagtgtcctgtttggctgtagtgaactagctttatgtgggggtaagtcaagtagttgcttttagttggtcaggttattattactaatagagaaagccaagttttagaattaacccacgttattaacccaaatgtacccctttccaaacggaaagagtaccacttaccatcacCAGAGTCAATAacaaaaaccatcaatctcatcgccacctgtaatccgaacatctctgatcaagtaccactaatcaatggagctcccttagccgctcataaccgcgagcacggttgatatatcagttttcaaacactctgcagaggttgcacactttacccacaagccatgattccctttctgcccagagatcatgGCTCTCCAAtggtcactaccaaggtgacccagcagggtatcactacgtagcctttacaaagattccccagggctatagccgcccgttaggtttcctaaatgcaccacactcctccccaaggggcgaaccaaacttggcagagcgagccgcatacaccgagccccattaacggcacaacagctaagcgaactacaccctggttcctctaattatttagctaagggcgtcccactccaccctcatggttgcactgttttctcgagcggtcatccaacgaacaggtccttacggagaggcactcgagaaaccgctcgagtccccttaaatgccacaagtatatcatcataacaaacgagggaaacaacgtatcattgctaaatctcatcatgttcattgattagtgttgagcaatagcataaagctaaacaataataatccaacccaaataggtaaacaaggacatggataacaaaagctagtcaatccttaggtataactgtgtaaatgcgggaagtgaattatagaatgtataggacaaagataggtcaagggacacttgcctccaccaacca from Zea mays cultivar B73 chromosome 6, Zm-B73-REFERENCE-NAM-5.0, whole genome shotgun sequence harbors:
- the LOC103629702 gene encoding ATPase 2, plasma membrane-type, with the translated sequence MAAASASASLEDLKNENVDLESVPIQEVFAVLKSSPHGLTSTDGASRLEIFGPNKLEEKKESKLLKFLGFMWNPLSWVMEAAAIMAIALANGGGRPPDWQDFVGIVTLLFINSTISFIEENNAGNAAAALMASLAPQTKVLRDGKWSEQEAAILVPGDIISIKLGDIIPADARLLEGDPLKIDQSALTGESLPVNKMPGDSIYSGSTCKQGEIEAVVIATGVHTFFGKAAHLVDSTNNVGHFQKVLTAIGNFCICSIAVGMLVEIIVMYPIQHRQYREGIDNLLVLLIGGIPIAMPTVLSVTMAIGSHRLSEQGAITKRMTAIEEMAGMDVLCSDKTGTLTLNKLTVDKNLIEPFVKDLDKDAVVLYAARASRTENQDAIDASIVAMLADPSEARAGIQEVHFMPFNPVDKRTAITYIDSDGSWHRISKGAPEQIIELCRLREDLSRRVHAIIAKFADRGLRSLAVARQRVPEGNKDAPGTPWQFLAVLPLFDPPRHDSAETIRRALNLGVNVKMITGDQLAIGKETGRRLGMGTNMYPSSSLLKDGDTGGLPVDELIEKADGFAGVFPEHKYEIVRRLQERKHICGMTGDGVNDAPALKKADIGIAVADATDAARGASDIVLTEPGLSVIISAVLTSRAIFQRMKNYTIYAVSITIRVVLGFLLLALIWRFDFAPFMVLIIAVLNDGTIMTISKDRVKPSPVPDAWRLQEIFATGVVLGTYQALATVLFFWAVRDTAFFTNTFGVHHIGDSTEELMAAVYLQVSIISQALIFVTRARSWFFVERPGLLLVAAFLAAQLVATLIAVYAHWPFAKIKGIGWGWGGVIWLFTIVTFFPLDVFKFAIRYFLSGKQWNNVFDNKTAFASELDYGRGKREAQWAIAQRSLHGLQQPEASGLFNSDNSNDFIELSEIAEQAKRRAEIARLRELHTLKGHVESVVKLKGLDINTIQHNYTV